A stretch of the Pelmatolapia mariae isolate MD_Pm_ZW linkage group LG23, Pm_UMD_F_2, whole genome shotgun sequence genome encodes the following:
- the LOC134620884 gene encoding peripheral plasma membrane protein CASK-like isoform X15, whose translation MTMADDDVLFEDVYELCEVIGKGPFSVVRRCINRDTGQQFAVKIVDVASFTSSPGLSTEDLKREASICHMLKHPHIVELLETYSSDGMLYMVFEFMDGADLCFEIVKRADAGFVYSEAVASHYMRQILEALRYCHDNNVIHRDVKPHCVLLASKENSAPVKLGGFGVAIQLGESGLVAGGRVGTPHFMAPEVVKREPYGKPVDVWGCGVILFILLSGCLPFYGTKERLFEAIIKGKYKMNPRQWAHISESAKDLVRRMLMLDPAERITVYEALNHPWLKERDRYAYKIHLPETVEQLRKFNARRKLKGAVLAAVSSHKFNSYYGDPPEELHDFSDDPTSSGAVSQVLDSLEEIHALTDCSEKDMDFLHSVFQDQHLHTLLDLYDKINTRSSPQIRNPPSDGVQRAKEVLETISCYPENMEAKELRRILTQPHFMALLQTHDVVAHEVYSDEALRVTPPPTSPYLNGDSPDSTNGDMDLENVTRVRLVQFQKNTDEPMGITLKMNDLNHCIVARIMHGGMIHRQGTLHVGDEIREINGISVANQTVEQLQKMLREMRGSITFKIVPSYRSQSMSCEKESPDLSRQSPANGHASVTSSILDLPSTIQPKGRQIYVRAQFEYDPAKDDLIPCKEAGIRFRVGDIIQIISKDDHNWWQGKLENTKNGTAGLIPSPELQEWRVACIAMEKTKQEQQASCTWFGKKKKQYKDKYLAKHNAVFDQLDLVTYEEVVKLPSFKRKTLVLLGAHGVGRRHIKNTLITKHPDRFAYPIPHTTRPPKKDEENGKNYYFVSHEQMMQDISNNDYLEYGSHEDAMYGTRLETIRQIHAQGMISILDVEPQALKILRTAEFAPYVVFIAAPTITPGMTEDESLQRLQKESEMLQQTYAHYFDQTIINNEIDDTIRLLEEAVDLVSTTPQWVPVSWVY comes from the exons ATCTGAAGCGAGAGGCGAGCATCTGCCACATGCTGAAACACCCCCACATCGTGGAGCTGCTGGAGACTTACAGCTCCGATGGCATGCTCTACATGGTCTTTGAATT TATGGATGGTGCAGACCTGTGTTTTGAAATCGTGAAGCGAGCTGATGCTGGGTTTGTGTACAGCGAAGCAGTGGCCAG CCACTACATGAGGCAGATTCTGGAGGCACTTCGATACTGCCATGACAACAATGTGATTCACCGTGATGTAAAG CCTCACTGCGTGCTCCTGGCCTCAAAGGAGAACTCTGCTCCAGTGAAACTCGGAGGCTTCGGAGTGGCGATCCAGCTGGGAGAGTCTGGTTTAGTAGCCGGAG GTCGAGTGGGCACGCCCCACTTCATGGCCCCAGAGGTGGTGAAAAGGGAGCCTTATGGCAAACCGGTAGATGTGTGGGGATGTGGAGTGATCCTCTTCATTCTGCTGTCCGGCTGCCTGCCTTTCTACGGCACCAAGGAGCGCTTGTTTGAGGCTATCATCAAAGGGAAATACAAG ATGAACCCGCGCCAGTGGGCTCACATCTCTGAGAGCGCCAAGGACCTGGTGAGGCGCATGCTGATGCTTGACCCTGCTGAGAGAATCACTGTCTATGAGGCTCTCAACCACCCCTGGCTGAAG GAGAGGGACAGGTATGCCTACAAGATCCACCTGCCCGAAACAGTTGAGCAGCTGAGAAAGTTCAACGCCAGGAGGAAGCTGAAG GGTGCAGTGCTGGCTGCTGTTTCCAGCCACAAGTTTAATTCCTACTATGGTGACCCCCCTGAGGAGCTCCATGATTTCTCAGATGATCCCACCTCCTCAG gggCAGTATCACAGGTTTTGGACAGTCTAGAGGAGATCCATGCATTGACAGACTGCAGTGAGAAAGATATGGACTTCCTGCACAGCGTCTTCCAGGACCAGCACCTCCACACTCTGTTAGAT CTTTATGACAAAATCAACACCAGATCGTCCCCTCAGATCAGAAATCCTCCAAGTGACGGAGTGCAGAGAGCCAAAGAG gtactgGAAACCATCTCCTGTTACCCAGAGAATATGGAGGCCAAGGAGCTCAGGAGGATCCTCACACAGCCACACTTCATG GCTCTGCTGCAGACCCACGATGTGGTGGCACACGAGGTGTACAGCGACGAGGCGTTGAGGGTGACTCCCCCGCCTACTTCACCGTACCTGAACGGAGACTCCCCAGACAGCACCAACGGAGACATGGACTTGGAAAATGTCACCAGGGTTCGGCTGGTTCAGTTTCAGAAGAACACAGATGAGCCCATG GGCATTACTCTGAAAATGAACGACCTCAACCACTGCATTGTGGCCCGCATCATGCATGGTGGGATGATCCATCGACAAG GGACTCTGCATGTAGGAGATGAGATCCGGGAGATTAATGGCATCAGCGTTGCTAATCAGACGGTAGAACAGCTCCAGAAGATGCTG AGAGAGATGAGGGGAAGCATCACCTTCAAGATTGTGCCCAGTTACCGATCCCAGTCAATGTCTTGTGAG AAAGAGTCTCCGGATTTATCTCGACAGTCACCTGCAAATGGTCATGCTAGTGTGACCAGCTCCATCCTG GACCTGCCATCGACTATTCAGCCTAAAGGCCGTCAG ATTTATGTACGCGCTCAGTTTGAGTACGACCCGGCAAAAGACGACCTCATCCCATGCAAGGAGGCCGGCATCCGCTTCCGGGTAGGTGACATCATTCAGATCATCTCCAAGGATGACCACAACTGGTGGCAAGGAAAGCTGGAGAACACCAAGAATGGCACAGCAGGACTCATCCCCTCACCTGAACTGCAGGAATG GCGTGTGGCATGTATAGCAATGGAGAAGACCAAACAGGAACAGCAGGCCAGTTGTACCTGGTTtggcaagaagaagaaacagtacAAAGACAAATACCTGGCCAAGCACAACGCAG TGTTTGATCAACTAGATCTGGTAACATACGAGGAGGTGGTTAAACTGCCGTCATTTAAGAGAAAAACGCTGGTTTTACTTG GTGCACACGGAGTTGGTCGGAGGCACATCAAGAACACGCTGATCACCAAACATCCCGACCGCTTTGCCTACCCTATTCCTC ACACAACTCGGCCTCCCAAGAAAGACGAGGAGAACGGAAAGAACTACTACTTTGTTTCTCACGAGCAGATGATGCAGGACATCAGCAACAACGACTACCTGGAGTATGGCAGCCATGAGGATGCCATGTATGGAACCAGGCTGGAGACTATCAGGCAGATCCATGCACAGGGCATGATCTCCATCCTAGACGTCGAGCCACAG GCGCTAAAGATCCTCAGGACAGCTGAGTTTGCTCCATACGTCGTCTTCATCGCGGCTCCCACCATCACCCCCGGCATGACTGAG GACGAATCTCTTCAGCGGCTACAGAAGGAGTCGGAGATGCTGCAGCAAACCTACGCTCACTACTTTGACCAGACCATCATCAACAACGAGATCGACGACACCATCCGCCTGCTGGAGGAGGCCGTGGACCTGGTGTCCACCACTCCTCAGTGGGTTCCCGTCTCCTGGGTCTACTGA
- the LOC134620884 gene encoding peripheral plasma membrane protein CASK-like isoform X14, which yields MTMADDDVLFEDVYELCEVIGKGPFSVVRRCINRDTGQQFAVKIVDVASFTSSPGLSTEDLKREASICHMLKHPHIVELLETYSSDGMLYMVFEFMDGADLCFEIVKRADAGFVYSEAVASHYMRQILEALRYCHDNNVIHRDVKPHCVLLASKENSAPVKLGGFGVAIQLGESGLVAGGRVGTPHFMAPEVVKREPYGKPVDVWGCGVILFILLSGCLPFYGTKERLFEAIIKGKYKMNPRQWAHISESAKDLVRRMLMLDPAERITVYEALNHPWLKERDRYAYKIHLPETVEQLRKFNARRKLKGAVLAAVSSHKFNSYYGDPPEELHDFSDDPTSSGLLAAERAVSQVLDSLEEIHALTDCSEKDMDFLHSVFQDQHLHTLLDLYDKINTRSSPQIRNPPSDGVQRAKEVLETISCYPENMEAKELRRILTQPHFMALLQTHDVVAHEVYSDEALRVTPPPTSPYLNGDSPDSTNGDMDLENVTRVRLVQFQKNTDEPMGITLKMNDLNHCIVARIMHGGMIHRQGTLHVGDEIREINGISVANQTVEQLQKMLREMRGSITFKIVPSYRSQSMSCEKESPDLSRQSPANGHASVTSSILDLPSTIQPKGRQIYVRAQFEYDPAKDDLIPCKEAGIRFRVGDIIQIISKDDHNWWQGKLENTKNGTAGLIPSPELQEWRVACIAMEKTKQEQQASCTWFGKKKKQYKDKYLAKHNADLVTYEEVVKLPSFKRKTLVLLGAHGVGRRHIKNTLITKHPDRFAYPIPHTTRPPKKDEENGKNYYFVSHEQMMQDISNNDYLEYGSHEDAMYGTRLETIRQIHAQGMISILDVEPQALKILRTAEFAPYVVFIAAPTITPGMTEDESLQRLQKESEMLQQTYAHYFDQTIINNEIDDTIRLLEEAVDLVSTTPQWVPVSWVY from the exons ATCTGAAGCGAGAGGCGAGCATCTGCCACATGCTGAAACACCCCCACATCGTGGAGCTGCTGGAGACTTACAGCTCCGATGGCATGCTCTACATGGTCTTTGAATT TATGGATGGTGCAGACCTGTGTTTTGAAATCGTGAAGCGAGCTGATGCTGGGTTTGTGTACAGCGAAGCAGTGGCCAG CCACTACATGAGGCAGATTCTGGAGGCACTTCGATACTGCCATGACAACAATGTGATTCACCGTGATGTAAAG CCTCACTGCGTGCTCCTGGCCTCAAAGGAGAACTCTGCTCCAGTGAAACTCGGAGGCTTCGGAGTGGCGATCCAGCTGGGAGAGTCTGGTTTAGTAGCCGGAG GTCGAGTGGGCACGCCCCACTTCATGGCCCCAGAGGTGGTGAAAAGGGAGCCTTATGGCAAACCGGTAGATGTGTGGGGATGTGGAGTGATCCTCTTCATTCTGCTGTCCGGCTGCCTGCCTTTCTACGGCACCAAGGAGCGCTTGTTTGAGGCTATCATCAAAGGGAAATACAAG ATGAACCCGCGCCAGTGGGCTCACATCTCTGAGAGCGCCAAGGACCTGGTGAGGCGCATGCTGATGCTTGACCCTGCTGAGAGAATCACTGTCTATGAGGCTCTCAACCACCCCTGGCTGAAG GAGAGGGACAGGTATGCCTACAAGATCCACCTGCCCGAAACAGTTGAGCAGCTGAGAAAGTTCAACGCCAGGAGGAAGCTGAAG GGTGCAGTGCTGGCTGCTGTTTCCAGCCACAAGTTTAATTCCTACTATGGTGACCCCCCTGAGGAGCTCCATGATTTCTCAGATGATCCCACCTCCTCAG GACTGCTAGCTGCTGAAA gggCAGTATCACAGGTTTTGGACAGTCTAGAGGAGATCCATGCATTGACAGACTGCAGTGAGAAAGATATGGACTTCCTGCACAGCGTCTTCCAGGACCAGCACCTCCACACTCTGTTAGAT CTTTATGACAAAATCAACACCAGATCGTCCCCTCAGATCAGAAATCCTCCAAGTGACGGAGTGCAGAGAGCCAAAGAG gtactgGAAACCATCTCCTGTTACCCAGAGAATATGGAGGCCAAGGAGCTCAGGAGGATCCTCACACAGCCACACTTCATG GCTCTGCTGCAGACCCACGATGTGGTGGCACACGAGGTGTACAGCGACGAGGCGTTGAGGGTGACTCCCCCGCCTACTTCACCGTACCTGAACGGAGACTCCCCAGACAGCACCAACGGAGACATGGACTTGGAAAATGTCACCAGGGTTCGGCTGGTTCAGTTTCAGAAGAACACAGATGAGCCCATG GGCATTACTCTGAAAATGAACGACCTCAACCACTGCATTGTGGCCCGCATCATGCATGGTGGGATGATCCATCGACAAG GGACTCTGCATGTAGGAGATGAGATCCGGGAGATTAATGGCATCAGCGTTGCTAATCAGACGGTAGAACAGCTCCAGAAGATGCTG AGAGAGATGAGGGGAAGCATCACCTTCAAGATTGTGCCCAGTTACCGATCCCAGTCAATGTCTTGTGAG AAAGAGTCTCCGGATTTATCTCGACAGTCACCTGCAAATGGTCATGCTAGTGTGACCAGCTCCATCCTG GACCTGCCATCGACTATTCAGCCTAAAGGCCGTCAG ATTTATGTACGCGCTCAGTTTGAGTACGACCCGGCAAAAGACGACCTCATCCCATGCAAGGAGGCCGGCATCCGCTTCCGGGTAGGTGACATCATTCAGATCATCTCCAAGGATGACCACAACTGGTGGCAAGGAAAGCTGGAGAACACCAAGAATGGCACAGCAGGACTCATCCCCTCACCTGAACTGCAGGAATG GCGTGTGGCATGTATAGCAATGGAGAAGACCAAACAGGAACAGCAGGCCAGTTGTACCTGGTTtggcaagaagaagaaacagtacAAAGACAAATACCTGGCCAAGCACAACGCAG ATCTGGTAACATACGAGGAGGTGGTTAAACTGCCGTCATTTAAGAGAAAAACGCTGGTTTTACTTG GTGCACACGGAGTTGGTCGGAGGCACATCAAGAACACGCTGATCACCAAACATCCCGACCGCTTTGCCTACCCTATTCCTC ACACAACTCGGCCTCCCAAGAAAGACGAGGAGAACGGAAAGAACTACTACTTTGTTTCTCACGAGCAGATGATGCAGGACATCAGCAACAACGACTACCTGGAGTATGGCAGCCATGAGGATGCCATGTATGGAACCAGGCTGGAGACTATCAGGCAGATCCATGCACAGGGCATGATCTCCATCCTAGACGTCGAGCCACAG GCGCTAAAGATCCTCAGGACAGCTGAGTTTGCTCCATACGTCGTCTTCATCGCGGCTCCCACCATCACCCCCGGCATGACTGAG GACGAATCTCTTCAGCGGCTACAGAAGGAGTCGGAGATGCTGCAGCAAACCTACGCTCACTACTTTGACCAGACCATCATCAACAACGAGATCGACGACACCATCCGCCTGCTGGAGGAGGCCGTGGACCTGGTGTCCACCACTCCTCAGTGGGTTCCCGTCTCCTGGGTCTACTGA
- the LOC134620884 gene encoding peripheral plasma membrane protein CASK-like isoform X12 produces the protein MTMADDDVLFEDVYELCEVIGKGPFSVVRRCINRDTGQQFAVKIVDVASFTSSPGLSTEDLKREASICHMLKHPHIVELLETYSSDGMLYMVFEFMDGADLCFEIVKRADAGFVYSEAVASHYMRQILEALRYCHDNNVIHRDVKPHCVLLASKENSAPVKLGGFGVAIQLGESGLVAGGRVGTPHFMAPEVVKREPYGKPVDVWGCGVILFILLSGCLPFYGTKERLFEAIIKGKYKMNPRQWAHISESAKDLVRRMLMLDPAERITVYEALNHPWLKERDRYAYKIHLPETVEQLRKFNARRKLKGAVLAAVSSHKFNSYYGDPPEELHDFSDDPTSSGLLAAERAVSQVLDSLEEIHALTDCSEKDMDFLHSVFQDQHLHTLLDLYDKINTRSSPQIRNPPSDGVQRAKEVLETISCYPENMEAKELRRILTQPHFMALLQTHDVVAHEVYSDEALRVTPPPTSPYLNGDSPDSTNGDMDLENVTRVRLVQFQKNTDEPMGITLKMNDLNHCIVARIMHGGMIHRQGTLHVGDEIREINGISVANQTVEQLQKMLREMRGSITFKIVPSYRSQSMSCEKESPDLSRQSPANGHASVTSSILDLPSTIQPKGRQIYVRAQFEYDPAKDDLIPCKEAGIRFRVGDIIQIISKDDHNWWQGKLENTKNGTAGLIPSPELQEWRVACIAMEKTKQEQQASCTWFGKKKKQYKDKYLAKHNAVFDQLDLVTYEEVVKLPSFKRKTLVLLGAHGVGRRHIKNTLITKHPDRFAYPIPHTTRPPKKDEENGKNYYFVSHEQMMQDISNNDYLEYGSHEDAMYGTRLETIRQIHAQGMISILDVEPQALKILRTAEFAPYVVFIAAPTITPGMTEDESLQRLQKESEMLQQTYAHYFDQTIINNEIDDTIRLLEEAVDLVSTTPQWVPVSWVY, from the exons ATCTGAAGCGAGAGGCGAGCATCTGCCACATGCTGAAACACCCCCACATCGTGGAGCTGCTGGAGACTTACAGCTCCGATGGCATGCTCTACATGGTCTTTGAATT TATGGATGGTGCAGACCTGTGTTTTGAAATCGTGAAGCGAGCTGATGCTGGGTTTGTGTACAGCGAAGCAGTGGCCAG CCACTACATGAGGCAGATTCTGGAGGCACTTCGATACTGCCATGACAACAATGTGATTCACCGTGATGTAAAG CCTCACTGCGTGCTCCTGGCCTCAAAGGAGAACTCTGCTCCAGTGAAACTCGGAGGCTTCGGAGTGGCGATCCAGCTGGGAGAGTCTGGTTTAGTAGCCGGAG GTCGAGTGGGCACGCCCCACTTCATGGCCCCAGAGGTGGTGAAAAGGGAGCCTTATGGCAAACCGGTAGATGTGTGGGGATGTGGAGTGATCCTCTTCATTCTGCTGTCCGGCTGCCTGCCTTTCTACGGCACCAAGGAGCGCTTGTTTGAGGCTATCATCAAAGGGAAATACAAG ATGAACCCGCGCCAGTGGGCTCACATCTCTGAGAGCGCCAAGGACCTGGTGAGGCGCATGCTGATGCTTGACCCTGCTGAGAGAATCACTGTCTATGAGGCTCTCAACCACCCCTGGCTGAAG GAGAGGGACAGGTATGCCTACAAGATCCACCTGCCCGAAACAGTTGAGCAGCTGAGAAAGTTCAACGCCAGGAGGAAGCTGAAG GGTGCAGTGCTGGCTGCTGTTTCCAGCCACAAGTTTAATTCCTACTATGGTGACCCCCCTGAGGAGCTCCATGATTTCTCAGATGATCCCACCTCCTCAG GACTGCTAGCTGCTGAAA gggCAGTATCACAGGTTTTGGACAGTCTAGAGGAGATCCATGCATTGACAGACTGCAGTGAGAAAGATATGGACTTCCTGCACAGCGTCTTCCAGGACCAGCACCTCCACACTCTGTTAGAT CTTTATGACAAAATCAACACCAGATCGTCCCCTCAGATCAGAAATCCTCCAAGTGACGGAGTGCAGAGAGCCAAAGAG gtactgGAAACCATCTCCTGTTACCCAGAGAATATGGAGGCCAAGGAGCTCAGGAGGATCCTCACACAGCCACACTTCATG GCTCTGCTGCAGACCCACGATGTGGTGGCACACGAGGTGTACAGCGACGAGGCGTTGAGGGTGACTCCCCCGCCTACTTCACCGTACCTGAACGGAGACTCCCCAGACAGCACCAACGGAGACATGGACTTGGAAAATGTCACCAGGGTTCGGCTGGTTCAGTTTCAGAAGAACACAGATGAGCCCATG GGCATTACTCTGAAAATGAACGACCTCAACCACTGCATTGTGGCCCGCATCATGCATGGTGGGATGATCCATCGACAAG GGACTCTGCATGTAGGAGATGAGATCCGGGAGATTAATGGCATCAGCGTTGCTAATCAGACGGTAGAACAGCTCCAGAAGATGCTG AGAGAGATGAGGGGAAGCATCACCTTCAAGATTGTGCCCAGTTACCGATCCCAGTCAATGTCTTGTGAG AAAGAGTCTCCGGATTTATCTCGACAGTCACCTGCAAATGGTCATGCTAGTGTGACCAGCTCCATCCTG GACCTGCCATCGACTATTCAGCCTAAAGGCCGTCAG ATTTATGTACGCGCTCAGTTTGAGTACGACCCGGCAAAAGACGACCTCATCCCATGCAAGGAGGCCGGCATCCGCTTCCGGGTAGGTGACATCATTCAGATCATCTCCAAGGATGACCACAACTGGTGGCAAGGAAAGCTGGAGAACACCAAGAATGGCACAGCAGGACTCATCCCCTCACCTGAACTGCAGGAATG GCGTGTGGCATGTATAGCAATGGAGAAGACCAAACAGGAACAGCAGGCCAGTTGTACCTGGTTtggcaagaagaagaaacagtacAAAGACAAATACCTGGCCAAGCACAACGCAG TGTTTGATCAACTAGATCTGGTAACATACGAGGAGGTGGTTAAACTGCCGTCATTTAAGAGAAAAACGCTGGTTTTACTTG GTGCACACGGAGTTGGTCGGAGGCACATCAAGAACACGCTGATCACCAAACATCCCGACCGCTTTGCCTACCCTATTCCTC ACACAACTCGGCCTCCCAAGAAAGACGAGGAGAACGGAAAGAACTACTACTTTGTTTCTCACGAGCAGATGATGCAGGACATCAGCAACAACGACTACCTGGAGTATGGCAGCCATGAGGATGCCATGTATGGAACCAGGCTGGAGACTATCAGGCAGATCCATGCACAGGGCATGATCTCCATCCTAGACGTCGAGCCACAG GCGCTAAAGATCCTCAGGACAGCTGAGTTTGCTCCATACGTCGTCTTCATCGCGGCTCCCACCATCACCCCCGGCATGACTGAG GACGAATCTCTTCAGCGGCTACAGAAGGAGTCGGAGATGCTGCAGCAAACCTACGCTCACTACTTTGACCAGACCATCATCAACAACGAGATCGACGACACCATCCGCCTGCTGGAGGAGGCCGTGGACCTGGTGTCCACCACTCCTCAGTGGGTTCCCGTCTCCTGGGTCTACTGA
- the LOC134620884 gene encoding peripheral plasma membrane protein CASK-like isoform X6 — protein sequence MTMADDDVLFEDVYELCEVIGKGPFSVVRRCINRDTGQQFAVKIVDVASFTSSPGLSTEDLKREASICHMLKHPHIVELLETYSSDGMLYMVFEFMDGADLCFEIVKRADAGFVYSEAVASHYMRQILEALRYCHDNNVIHRDVKPHCVLLASKENSAPVKLGGFGVAIQLGESGLVAGGRVGTPHFMAPEVVKREPYGKPVDVWGCGVILFILLSGCLPFYGTKERLFEAIIKGKYKMNPRQWAHISESAKDLVRRMLMLDPAERITVYEALNHPWLKERDRYAYKIHLPETVEQLRKFNARRKLKGAVLAAVSSHKFNSYYGDPPEELHDFSDDPTSSGAVSQVLDSLEEIHALTDCSEKDMDFLHSVFQDQHLHTLLDLYDKINTRSSPQIRNPPSDGVQRAKEVLETISCYPENMEAKELRRILTQPHFMALLQTHDVVAHEVYSDEALRVTPPPTSPYLNGDSPDSTNGDMDLENVTRVRLVQFQKNTDEPMGITLKMNDLNHCIVARIMHGGMIHRQGTLHVGDEIREINGISVANQTVEQLQKMLREMRGSITFKIVPSYRSQSMSCEKESPDLSRQSPANGHASVTSSILDLPSTIQPKGRQICRPAIKDKLSIKIYVRAQFEYDPAKDDLIPCKEAGIRFRVGDIIQIISKDDHNWWQGKLENTKNGTAGLIPSPELQEWRVACIAMEKTKQEQQASCTWFGKKKKQYKDKYLAKHNAVFDQLDLVTYEEVVKLPSFKRKTLVLLGAHGVGRRHIKNTLITKHPDRFAYPIPHTTRPPKKDEENGKNYYFVSHEQMMQDISNNDYLEYGSHEDAMYGTRLETIRQIHAQGMISILDVEPQALKILRTAEFAPYVVFIAAPTITPGMTEIPKWCRKLPDESLQRLQKESEMLQQTYAHYFDQTIINNEIDDTIRLLEEAVDLVSTTPQWVPVSWVY from the exons ATCTGAAGCGAGAGGCGAGCATCTGCCACATGCTGAAACACCCCCACATCGTGGAGCTGCTGGAGACTTACAGCTCCGATGGCATGCTCTACATGGTCTTTGAATT TATGGATGGTGCAGACCTGTGTTTTGAAATCGTGAAGCGAGCTGATGCTGGGTTTGTGTACAGCGAAGCAGTGGCCAG CCACTACATGAGGCAGATTCTGGAGGCACTTCGATACTGCCATGACAACAATGTGATTCACCGTGATGTAAAG CCTCACTGCGTGCTCCTGGCCTCAAAGGAGAACTCTGCTCCAGTGAAACTCGGAGGCTTCGGAGTGGCGATCCAGCTGGGAGAGTCTGGTTTAGTAGCCGGAG GTCGAGTGGGCACGCCCCACTTCATGGCCCCAGAGGTGGTGAAAAGGGAGCCTTATGGCAAACCGGTAGATGTGTGGGGATGTGGAGTGATCCTCTTCATTCTGCTGTCCGGCTGCCTGCCTTTCTACGGCACCAAGGAGCGCTTGTTTGAGGCTATCATCAAAGGGAAATACAAG ATGAACCCGCGCCAGTGGGCTCACATCTCTGAGAGCGCCAAGGACCTGGTGAGGCGCATGCTGATGCTTGACCCTGCTGAGAGAATCACTGTCTATGAGGCTCTCAACCACCCCTGGCTGAAG GAGAGGGACAGGTATGCCTACAAGATCCACCTGCCCGAAACAGTTGAGCAGCTGAGAAAGTTCAACGCCAGGAGGAAGCTGAAG GGTGCAGTGCTGGCTGCTGTTTCCAGCCACAAGTTTAATTCCTACTATGGTGACCCCCCTGAGGAGCTCCATGATTTCTCAGATGATCCCACCTCCTCAG gggCAGTATCACAGGTTTTGGACAGTCTAGAGGAGATCCATGCATTGACAGACTGCAGTGAGAAAGATATGGACTTCCTGCACAGCGTCTTCCAGGACCAGCACCTCCACACTCTGTTAGAT CTTTATGACAAAATCAACACCAGATCGTCCCCTCAGATCAGAAATCCTCCAAGTGACGGAGTGCAGAGAGCCAAAGAG gtactgGAAACCATCTCCTGTTACCCAGAGAATATGGAGGCCAAGGAGCTCAGGAGGATCCTCACACAGCCACACTTCATG GCTCTGCTGCAGACCCACGATGTGGTGGCACACGAGGTGTACAGCGACGAGGCGTTGAGGGTGACTCCCCCGCCTACTTCACCGTACCTGAACGGAGACTCCCCAGACAGCACCAACGGAGACATGGACTTGGAAAATGTCACCAGGGTTCGGCTGGTTCAGTTTCAGAAGAACACAGATGAGCCCATG GGCATTACTCTGAAAATGAACGACCTCAACCACTGCATTGTGGCCCGCATCATGCATGGTGGGATGATCCATCGACAAG GGACTCTGCATGTAGGAGATGAGATCCGGGAGATTAATGGCATCAGCGTTGCTAATCAGACGGTAGAACAGCTCCAGAAGATGCTG AGAGAGATGAGGGGAAGCATCACCTTCAAGATTGTGCCCAGTTACCGATCCCAGTCAATGTCTTGTGAG AAAGAGTCTCCGGATTTATCTCGACAGTCACCTGCAAATGGTCATGCTAGTGTGACCAGCTCCATCCTG GACCTGCCATCGACTATTCAGCCTAAAGGCCGTCAG ATCTGCAGACCTGCTATCAAGGACAAATTGTCCATCAAG ATTTATGTACGCGCTCAGTTTGAGTACGACCCGGCAAAAGACGACCTCATCCCATGCAAGGAGGCCGGCATCCGCTTCCGGGTAGGTGACATCATTCAGATCATCTCCAAGGATGACCACAACTGGTGGCAAGGAAAGCTGGAGAACACCAAGAATGGCACAGCAGGACTCATCCCCTCACCTGAACTGCAGGAATG GCGTGTGGCATGTATAGCAATGGAGAAGACCAAACAGGAACAGCAGGCCAGTTGTACCTGGTTtggcaagaagaagaaacagtacAAAGACAAATACCTGGCCAAGCACAACGCAG TGTTTGATCAACTAGATCTGGTAACATACGAGGAGGTGGTTAAACTGCCGTCATTTAAGAGAAAAACGCTGGTTTTACTTG GTGCACACGGAGTTGGTCGGAGGCACATCAAGAACACGCTGATCACCAAACATCCCGACCGCTTTGCCTACCCTATTCCTC ACACAACTCGGCCTCCCAAGAAAGACGAGGAGAACGGAAAGAACTACTACTTTGTTTCTCACGAGCAGATGATGCAGGACATCAGCAACAACGACTACCTGGAGTATGGCAGCCATGAGGATGCCATGTATGGAACCAGGCTGGAGACTATCAGGCAGATCCATGCACAGGGCATGATCTCCATCCTAGACGTCGAGCCACAG GCGCTAAAGATCCTCAGGACAGCTGAGTTTGCTCCATACGTCGTCTTCATCGCGGCTCCCACCATCACCCCCGGCATGACTGAG ATCCCAAAGTGGTGCAGGAAACTGCCT GACGAATCTCTTCAGCGGCTACAGAAGGAGTCGGAGATGCTGCAGCAAACCTACGCTCACTACTTTGACCAGACCATCATCAACAACGAGATCGACGACACCATCCGCCTGCTGGAGGAGGCCGTGGACCTGGTGTCCACCACTCCTCAGTGGGTTCCCGTCTCCTGGGTCTACTGA